In Flavobacterium gelatinilyticum, a genomic segment contains:
- a CDS encoding DUF4956 domain-containing protein, translating into MDLNELTGRFLLLFFSILVLYFFSNRKDNETINPLMVIVGLCTFSLCYLFTKIEIGAGIGFGLFAIFSILRFRTQSFTVNAIIFLFATITLSILDIMYPFEKIELLLFFQIIIIGFYIAASIIVNKKASKYLNAVDVKIPLTGDFSLDHKNIRKTIQEKINIKDFEFKIVLVNTVSNEIDLLVFY; encoded by the coding sequence ATGGATTTAAACGAACTTACTGGACGATTTTTACTGTTGTTTTTTTCGATTTTGGTTTTGTATTTTTTCTCGAACAGGAAAGATAATGAAACCATAAATCCGTTGATGGTAATTGTAGGCCTTTGTACGTTTTCGCTTTGTTATTTGTTTACCAAAATCGAAATTGGTGCAGGTATTGGGTTTGGTTTATTTGCGATATTTTCGATTCTGAGATTCCGTACACAATCTTTTACAGTAAATGCCATTATTTTTCTTTTTGCCACGATCACACTTTCTATTCTGGATATCATGTATCCTTTTGAAAAAATAGAATTACTGTTGTTTTTTCAGATTATTATTATCGGCTTTTATATTGCGGCTTCAATTATTGTAAACAAGAAAGCATCAAAGTATTTAAACGCAGTCGATGTAAAAATACCACTTACAGGAGATTTTTCTCTAGATCATAAAAACATTCGAAAAACCATTCAGGAAAAGATCAATATTAAAGATTTTGAGTTTAAAATCGTTTTGGTTAATACCGTTTCCAACGAAATTGATTTGCTGGTTTTTTATTAA
- a CDS encoding toxin-antitoxin system YwqK family antitoxin — translation MISKRILIGLALLNVFFLHAQNEFNKLDADGKKDGVWKGVYESKRPRYEGTFSHGKETGIFKFFDDTQKGDVIATRDFTANDGSSYTIFYDQAKNKVSEGKEVGKVREGEWKYYHKASKVLMSSENYKNGKLDGPKTVYYPNAKVAEEMTYVNGSKEGIYKKIGQNGTMLEQTTYKNNEYNGDAVFYDSDGAVASKGKFVNGKKAGMWQFYTKGKLTKEVNMSDPKSNYQADSKPKNK, via the coding sequence ATGATTTCTAAAAGAATACTAATTGGATTGGCATTACTGAATGTCTTCTTTTTACATGCTCAGAATGAGTTTAATAAATTAGATGCCGACGGAAAAAAAGATGGTGTCTGGAAAGGTGTTTACGAATCGAAACGTCCGAGATATGAAGGAACATTCAGCCACGGAAAAGAAACCGGAATCTTTAAGTTCTTCGATGATACTCAAAAAGGAGATGTAATAGCGACACGTGATTTTACAGCTAATGATGGAAGTTCATATACTATTTTTTACGATCAGGCCAAAAATAAAGTAAGCGAAGGAAAAGAGGTTGGAAAAGTGAGAGAAGGAGAGTGGAAATACTATCATAAGGCTTCTAAAGTTTTGATGAGTTCAGAGAACTATAAAAACGGTAAACTCGACGGTCCCAAAACAGTTTACTATCCTAATGCGAAAGTGGCGGAAGAAATGACGTACGTAAACGGTTCGAAAGAAGGAATTTATAAAAAGATAGGTCAGAACGGAACAATGCTGGAACAGACAACTTATAAGAACAATGAATATAACGGCGATGCTGTTTTTTATGATTCGGATGGTGCTGTAGCTTCGAAGGGAAAGTTTGTAAACGGAAAAAAAGCCGGAATGTGGCAGTTTTATACCAAAGGTAAATTAACGAAGGAGGTAAACATGAGCGACCCGAAAAGCAATTACCAAGCCGATTCTAAGCCTAAAAATAAATAG
- the yidC gene encoding membrane protein insertase YidC: MEEKKLDLNSIIGFVLIFGILIWIMYQNQPSEKEIAAEKAKKELVAKQEAQAKADKTKTAALPVAATPGDTVQLAQLQKTLGGFAYSATLPSAKESFTTIENEKIKLKIANKGGHIVEATLKEYEKFRKGSGQLVELIKNNNSSLNIQLQTTDNRTLNSKDLFFEPTLEKVGADQVLSMRLKAGANEFLEYKYILKPNDYLVGFDIRSQGLSRVLNAAKPLDLQWDLKTYRNEKSISYENRYAEIYYEHEDGKINYAGLGKHEEETVEKVSFIAYKQHFFTSILVTEKPFASTKLESINLVNDEKVDTVFTKQFKSNIPLAFSNGEIDYKMQWYFGPADYKLLKTYDKNFQKIIPLGWGIFGWINKLIFVPLFGFLSSTMGLSLGIAIIIFTIIIKLAMSPITYKSFLSQAKMKVLRPDIAELGEKFKKDPMKKQQETMKLYNKAGVNPMAGCIPALIQLPFMYASFQFFPAAFELRQKGFLWADDLSSFDSVVKLPFNIPLYGDHISLFPILAAIAIFFYMKMTSGDQQMAAPQQEGMPDMAKMMKIMIYVSPLMMLIFFNSYGAGLSLYNFISNLITIGIMFVIKNYIVDSEKIHAQIQENKQREPKKPSKFQQRLQEVMEQQEAAKKAQNKKK, encoded by the coding sequence ATGGAAGAAAAAAAATTAGACCTTAATTCGATCATTGGTTTTGTATTGATATTCGGAATTTTGATTTGGATTATGTACCAAAATCAGCCTTCTGAAAAAGAAATAGCTGCTGAAAAAGCCAAGAAAGAATTAGTAGCTAAACAAGAAGCTCAGGCAAAAGCTGATAAAACAAAAACTGCTGCATTACCCGTTGCTGCAACTCCGGGAGACACAGTTCAGTTAGCCCAATTGCAAAAAACATTAGGTGGTTTCGCGTATTCTGCGACACTTCCTTCTGCAAAAGAGTCTTTTACAACTATCGAAAACGAAAAAATTAAACTTAAAATCGCTAATAAAGGCGGTCATATAGTTGAAGCGACTTTAAAAGAATACGAAAAATTCAGAAAAGGTTCAGGACAATTAGTTGAGTTAATTAAAAACAACAACTCTAGTTTAAATATTCAGTTACAAACTACTGATAACAGAACATTAAATTCTAAAGATTTATTTTTTGAGCCAACATTAGAGAAAGTTGGTGCAGATCAGGTTTTGTCTATGCGTCTAAAAGCGGGTGCAAATGAATTTTTAGAATATAAATACATTTTAAAACCAAACGATTATTTAGTTGGTTTTGATATTCGTTCTCAGGGATTAAGCAGGGTTTTAAATGCTGCTAAACCATTAGATTTACAATGGGATTTAAAAACGTACAGAAACGAGAAAAGTATTTCTTATGAGAACCGTTATGCAGAAATTTATTATGAGCACGAAGATGGTAAAATAAATTATGCAGGTTTAGGAAAGCATGAAGAAGAGACAGTTGAAAAAGTAAGTTTTATTGCTTACAAACAGCATTTCTTTACTTCTATTTTAGTTACAGAGAAGCCTTTCGCTTCAACTAAATTAGAATCGATTAATTTAGTTAATGATGAAAAAGTTGATACTGTTTTTACAAAACAATTTAAATCGAATATTCCTTTAGCATTTTCTAACGGAGAAATTGATTATAAAATGCAATGGTATTTTGGGCCTGCAGATTATAAATTACTAAAAACGTATGATAAAAACTTCCAAAAAATTATTCCGTTAGGATGGGGTATTTTTGGATGGATCAATAAATTAATATTTGTTCCTTTATTCGGGTTCCTAAGTTCTACAATGGGATTATCATTAGGAATTGCGATTATTATCTTTACGATTATTATCAAATTGGCCATGTCGCCAATTACCTATAAGTCATTCCTGTCTCAGGCTAAAATGAAAGTTTTAAGACCTGATATTGCAGAGTTGGGAGAAAAATTCAAAAAAGACCCAATGAAAAAACAACAGGAAACTATGAAACTGTACAACAAAGCAGGAGTAAACCCAATGGCAGGATGTATTCCGGCATTGATTCAGCTTCCTTTTATGTATGCGTCGTTCCAGTTTTTCCCTGCTGCTTTTGAATTAAGACAAAAAGGATTCCTTTGGGCAGACGATTTATCATCATTTGACTCTGTTGTTAAACTTCCTTTTAATATTCCGTTGTACGGAGATCATATTAGTTTGTTCCCAATTTTGGCAGCAATTGCGATTTTCTTCTACATGAAAATGACTTCAGGAGATCAGCAGATGGCAGCGCCTCAGCAGGAAGGTATGCCGGATATGGCGAAGATGATGAAAATCATGATTTATGTTTCACCATTAATGATGTTAATTTTCTTCAACAGCTACGGCGCAGGATTGAGTTTATACAACTTTATTTCAAACTTAATCACAATTGGAATTATGTTTGTAATTAAAAATTATATTGTAGATAGTGAAAAAATTCACGCTCAGATTCAGGAAAACAAGCAAAGAGAGCCTAAAAAGCCAAGCAAATTCCAACAGCGTCTTCAGGAAGTGATGGAACAGCAGGAAGCAGCTAAAAAAGCTCAGAATAAAAAGAAATAA
- a CDS encoding CTP synthase produces MNQTKYIFVTGGVTSSLGKGIIAASLAKLLQGRGYRTTIQKFDPYINVDPGTLNPYEHGECYVTDDGAETDLDLGHYERFLNVPTSQANNVTTGRVYLSVIEKERRGEFLGKTVQVVPHITNEIKDRMQLLGKSGDYDIVITEIGGTVGDIESLPYIESVRQLVWELGENNGIVIHLTLVPYLAAAGELKTKPTQHSVKTLMESGIKADILVCRTEHELSQELRQKLALFCNVKKEAVIQSIDASTIYEVPNLMLEEGLDVVALKKLDLPKKASPDLKNWNTFLKRLKSPKQTVNIGLVGKYVEMQDCYKSILEAFIHAGAANETKVNVISIHSEHINAENVEEKLGSLDGVLVAPGFGERGIEGKIEAVRFVRENNIPFFGICLGMQMSVIEYSRNILGYAEANSTEMNEKTPHPVVNLMEEQKNVTDKGGTMRLGAWKCDIKPNTLAHRIYGEKTISERHRHRYEYNNKYADELQKAGLKASGVNPDTGLVEIVELENHPFFIGVQYHPEYKSTVANPHPIFVNFVAAAVNAHKK; encoded by the coding sequence ATGAATCAAACAAAATATATTTTTGTTACAGGAGGTGTGACCTCTTCATTAGGAAAAGGGATTATCGCGGCATCTTTGGCAAAATTGTTACAAGGAAGAGGATACCGCACGACTATTCAGAAATTTGATCCGTATATTAACGTTGATCCGGGGACATTAAACCCGTATGAGCACGGAGAATGTTACGTGACAGATGATGGTGCAGAAACAGATTTGGATTTAGGGCATTATGAGCGTTTCTTAAACGTTCCTACTTCTCAGGCTAATAACGTTACTACAGGAAGAGTCTATCTTTCGGTTATTGAGAAAGAAAGAAGAGGGGAGTTTTTAGGAAAAACGGTTCAGGTTGTTCCTCATATTACAAACGAGATCAAAGACAGAATGCAATTACTTGGTAAATCAGGTGATTATGATATTGTTATTACTGAAATTGGAGGTACTGTTGGTGATATTGAATCTTTACCTTATATTGAATCTGTTCGTCAGTTAGTTTGGGAGTTAGGTGAAAATAACGGAATTGTTATTCATTTAACATTGGTTCCTTATTTGGCTGCAGCGGGAGAGTTAAAAACAAAACCAACACAGCACTCTGTTAAAACGTTAATGGAAAGCGGTATTAAAGCCGATATTTTAGTGTGTAGAACTGAGCACGAATTGTCTCAGGAATTACGCCAGAAATTAGCTTTATTCTGTAATGTTAAAAAAGAAGCCGTTATTCAGTCAATTGACGCTTCTACGATATATGAAGTTCCAAATTTAATGCTTGAAGAAGGATTAGATGTTGTGGCTTTAAAGAAATTAGATCTTCCTAAAAAAGCATCTCCGGATCTTAAAAACTGGAATACTTTCTTAAAAAGATTAAAAAGTCCAAAACAAACGGTAAACATTGGTTTAGTTGGGAAATATGTAGAAATGCAGGATTGTTACAAATCTATTTTAGAGGCGTTTATTCATGCAGGAGCTGCAAACGAAACGAAAGTAAATGTTATTTCTATTCACTCAGAACACATCAATGCTGAGAATGTTGAGGAAAAATTAGGATCTCTTGACGGGGTTTTAGTTGCTCCTGGTTTTGGAGAAAGAGGTATTGAAGGAAAAATTGAAGCGGTTCGTTTTGTACGTGAAAATAATATTCCGTTTTTCGGAATTTGTTTAGGAATGCAGATGTCCGTAATCGAATATTCTCGTAATATTTTAGGTTATGCCGAAGCAAATTCAACAGAGATGAACGAGAAAACGCCTCATCCGGTTGTGAATTTAATGGAAGAACAGAAAAACGTAACCGATAAAGGAGGAACAATGCGTTTAGGTGCCTGGAAATGTGATATCAAACCAAACACACTGGCACACAGAATTTACGGAGAAAAAACAATCTCTGAGCGCCACCGCCACCGTTACGAATACAATAATAAATATGCTGACGAATTACAAAAAGCAGGTTTAAAAGCGTCTGGAGTAAACCCGGATACAGGATTGGTAGAAATTGTAGAATTAGAGAATCACCCATTCTTTATTGGAGTACAATACCATCCGGAATACAAAAGTACGGTAGCGAATCCGCACCCAATTTTTGTAAACTTTGTAGCTGCAGCTGTAAACGCTCATAAAAAATAG
- a CDS encoding DUF4190 domain-containing protein produces the protein MNNKTDSSNEGLSWGVASLVFGIVAVLFSIIPCVGFFALILDLPALIFAVIGLSKAKKNNSPKGLAIAGLILGIIASIFIAINMFLLLGFGILASWD, from the coding sequence ATGAATAATAAAACAGATTCTTCAAATGAAGGGCTGAGCTGGGGAGTAGCATCATTGGTATTTGGGATAGTAGCAGTTCTTTTTTCAATTATTCCCTGCGTTGGGTTTTTTGCATTAATTTTAGATTTGCCGGCCCTGATTTTTGCTGTTATTGGTTTGTCAAAAGCAAAGAAGAATAATTCGCCTAAAGGCTTGGCAATAGCGGGTTTGATATTGGGTATTATTGCGTCAATTTTTATTGCGATTAATATGTTTTTATTATTAGGTTTTGGAATTTTAGCATCTTGGGATTAG
- a CDS encoding DUF3820 family protein — protein MDQDKKQLIKLAHTKMPFGKYEGRYLIDLPEYYVVWYHNKGFPKGELGQQLQLIYELKLNGLEELIRNIKKQYPKP, from the coding sequence ATGGATCAGGATAAAAAACAACTCATAAAATTAGCCCACACCAAAATGCCTTTCGGAAAATACGAAGGACGATATTTAATTGATCTTCCGGAGTATTATGTCGTTTGGTATCATAACAAAGGTTTTCCAAAAGGAGAACTAGGGCAACAGCTACAGCTTATTTATGAATTGAAACTGAATGGATTAGAAGAGTTGATCAGAAATATTAAAAAGCAGTATCCTAAACCTTAA
- the nagB gene encoding glucosamine-6-phosphate deaminase, translating into MLKSKIDKATGFEKRFENINTVVFENSTEASKSVAQEIAALIQSKQKENKPCILGLATGSSPKGLYAELVRLHKEEGLSFKNVISFNLDEYYPMEPNSINSYVRFMKELLFDHVDILPENYHVPDGLLTKEQIADYCHDYEAKIEALGGIDLQILGIGGNGHIGFNESGSLQNSKTRLVALDHITRVAASKDFYGLNNTPRTAITLGVKKIMEAKRVILLAWGEGKASIVKRSVEDEVTNRVPASFLQEHDNAVFILDKEASSKLTRINKPWLVEKIVWTDKLTRKAVLGLALDLKKPILMLTDADYIENGMSDLLADSGPAYDINIKIFNKLQNTITGWPGGKPNADDTNRPERAEPAKKRVLLFSPHPDDDIISMGGTFMRLQEQGHEVHVAYQTSGNIAVADDEALRFARFVIDYNEKFGIKSEEADTIYQKAQTFLVNKKNSEIDIPEVRYIKGLIRKGEARATSHFVGLPDNQIHFMELPFYETGTIEKKPIGPEDIQLTMDLIEKIKPHQIYAAGDLADPHGTHKVCLDAIFEAVKNLKPKEFMNDCWLWLYRGAWQEWGIDEVEMAVPMSPDQVLQKRHGIFKHQSQKDGVVFQGTDSREFWQRAEDRNRETAELYHQLGLATYAAMEAFVRWHY; encoded by the coding sequence ATGTTAAAAAGTAAAATAGACAAAGCCACAGGTTTTGAAAAACGCTTCGAAAACATCAATACTGTTGTTTTTGAAAATTCAACCGAAGCGTCAAAATCAGTTGCTCAGGAAATCGCGGCTTTAATTCAGTCAAAACAAAAAGAGAACAAACCTTGTATTTTAGGTTTGGCAACTGGTTCTTCTCCAAAAGGATTGTATGCTGAACTAGTGCGTCTGCATAAAGAAGAAGGTTTGAGTTTTAAGAATGTAATCAGTTTTAATCTGGATGAATATTATCCGATGGAACCCAATTCAATCAACAGTTACGTTCGCTTTATGAAAGAACTTTTGTTTGATCACGTTGATATTTTACCGGAAAACTACCATGTTCCTGACGGGCTTTTAACAAAAGAACAAATCGCAGATTACTGTCATGATTATGAAGCTAAAATTGAAGCTTTGGGCGGTATCGATCTTCAGATTCTGGGAATTGGAGGAAACGGACATATTGGTTTTAATGAGTCTGGTTCGCTTCAAAACTCAAAAACAAGATTGGTTGCTTTAGATCATATCACGAGAGTGGCGGCAAGCAAAGATTTCTACGGATTAAACAATACACCAAGAACTGCGATCACGCTTGGAGTTAAAAAAATCATGGAAGCCAAAAGAGTAATTTTATTGGCTTGGGGAGAAGGAAAAGCAAGTATCGTAAAACGATCAGTTGAAGATGAAGTAACAAACAGAGTTCCTGCTTCTTTTTTGCAGGAACACGATAATGCTGTTTTTATTTTAGATAAAGAAGCATCTTCAAAACTAACCAGAATTAACAAACCGTGGTTGGTAGAGAAAATTGTCTGGACAGATAAACTGACAAGAAAAGCCGTTTTAGGTTTGGCATTAGATCTTAAAAAACCAATTTTAATGCTTACCGATGCCGATTACATCGAAAACGGAATGAGCGATTTATTGGCAGATTCAGGTCCTGCTTACGATATCAATATCAAAATATTCAATAAACTTCAAAATACAATTACGGGCTGGCCGGGCGGAAAACCAAATGCGGATGATACAAATCGTCCGGAAAGAGCAGAACCGGCTAAAAAACGCGTATTGCTTTTTAGTCCGCATCCAGATGATGATATTATCAGTATGGGAGGAACATTCATGCGTCTGCAGGAGCAGGGGCATGAAGTGCACGTGGCGTATCAGACTTCAGGAAACATTGCTGTAGCCGATGATGAAGCACTTCGTTTTGCAAGATTTGTGATTGATTACAATGAAAAATTCGGCATCAAAAGTGAAGAAGCTGATACGATTTACCAAAAAGCACAGACCTTTTTAGTGAATAAAAAGAACAGCGAAATTGATATTCCGGAAGTTCGTTATATAAAAGGACTAATCAGAAAAGGTGAGGCAAGAGCAACAAGTCATTTTGTGGGTCTGCCGGATAATCAGATTCATTTTATGGAACTGCCTTTTTATGAAACGGGAACAATTGAGAAAAAACCAATCGGTCCTGAAGATATTCAGCTGACAATGGATTTGATCGAAAAAATTAAACCGCACCAAATTTACGCTGCAGGAGATTTAGCCGATCCGCACGGAACGCATAAAGTATGTCTGGATGCTATTTTTGAAGCAGTTAAAAATCTGAAACCAAAAGAATTCATGAACGACTGCTGGTTATGGTTATACCGTGGTGCATGGCAGGAATGGGGAATTGATGAAGTGGAAATGGCAGTGCCAATGAGCCCGGATCAGGTTTTACAAAAACGTCACGGAATCTTCAAACACCAGTCACAAAAAGACGGAGTGGTTTTCCAGGGAACCGATTCAAGAGAATTCTGGCAGAGAGCAGAAGATAGAAACCGCGAAACAGCAGAATTGTACCACCAATTAGGTTTGGCGACTTATGCGGCTATGGAAGCATTTGTAAGATGGCATTATTAG
- a CDS encoding OsmC family protein, which translates to MTSKVTYLGDLRTKSIHVQSGSEIISDAPLDNNGKGEAFSPTDTVANALASCMMTIMGIKARDLNVDLVDSTAEVTKIMNAEPRRIGAIEIVFDMKSNADQKSKTILERAAMTCPVFLSLSSEIEKNVTFNWN; encoded by the coding sequence ATGACATCAAAAGTAACCTATTTAGGCGATTTAAGAACGAAATCAATTCATGTACAGTCAGGAAGTGAAATCATTTCTGATGCACCTTTAGATAATAACGGAAAAGGAGAGGCTTTTTCTCCAACAGATACTGTAGCAAATGCTCTTGCAAGCTGTATGATGACTATTATGGGAATTAAAGCCCGCGATTTAAATGTTGATTTAGTAGATTCGACTGCGGAAGTTACTAAAATCATGAACGCAGAGCCAAGACGTATTGGAGCAATCGAAATTGTTTTTGATATGAAAAGCAATGCCGATCAAAAAAGCAAAACTATTCTGGAACGTGCCGCAATGACCTGTCCGGTATTTTTAAGCTTAAGTTCAGAAATAGAAAAGAATGTTACTTTTAACTGGAACTAA
- a CDS encoding LysM peptidoglycan-binding domain-containing protein, producing the protein MKYFSTLLFFVFFVTVSAFSQGKVVKYTVSSGETVNQIAQKFKVTPYDIYELNPDARKGITPNTVLLIPTGGSKSVEKAETAAVKSTGSSKEIIHEVQPKETFYSIEKKYGISDEALKAANPFLEKTGVQIGQKLVIPAKGSAPKTAVAADKKAKEKGPEKYVFHEVQPKETKYSIAKQYNTTIEDLEKRNPEIVSSLPVGYKVTIKGIAPKTETATVSKPEENKKPAETSKKAVSYMEYQVKPKETFYSLGRVFHLSQDELIALNPSLSEGVKEGMVLKVPAGYVAPAPIIAQQPADTTTAKQTERPVENTGGSGIKIVDKVKSETVSIDPEIVELTKKRGINERKKVVLLLPFNLAKLQSDTTGMAARLKTDKFLNMTLDFYSGAMMAIDSAKTLKLPLDVAIYDSQETKTTSGISTLIAQNKLQDADAIVGPFYQSNAESAANTLRMYNVPVISPLSKDDANPIDNLYQTIPSSEVVRSAMFDYMRAKNGNIVAVVDKKKESVINYIKQNQRGVVFAALTETGALDAANLKGLLLPSRMNYVVMETGNTAMIKAVIKALIDAQKTCQVQLVILEPNSTLDTDEISYENLVKLKLMYPSVTRDSDEQSAAIFKKEYKLKNKTYPNTYATRGFDVTFDTMMRLVQGKTFPETADLMTTQQVDNKFQYYKKEDGGHANKGVYILYYDTDLTLKEAN; encoded by the coding sequence ATGAAATATTTTTCGACATTATTATTCTTTGTTTTTTTTGTAACTGTTTCTGCTTTTTCACAGGGAAAAGTAGTAAAATATACTGTTTCAAGCGGTGAAACAGTCAATCAGATTGCTCAAAAATTCAAAGTTACCCCTTATGATATTTACGAATTAAATCCGGATGCAAGAAAAGGAATAACACCAAATACTGTTTTACTGATTCCAACCGGAGGCAGTAAAAGTGTAGAAAAAGCAGAAACCGCTGCGGTAAAATCAACCGGCAGTTCAAAAGAAATTATTCATGAAGTACAGCCAAAAGAAACGTTTTACAGCATTGAAAAAAAATACGGAATCTCGGATGAAGCTTTAAAAGCGGCAAATCCGTTCCTTGAAAAAACAGGCGTACAGATAGGTCAGAAACTGGTAATTCCGGCAAAAGGATCTGCTCCAAAAACGGCTGTCGCTGCCGATAAAAAAGCAAAAGAAAAAGGACCTGAAAAATATGTTTTTCATGAAGTACAGCCAAAAGAAACAAAGTATTCTATTGCAAAACAATACAATACAACTATCGAAGATTTAGAAAAAAGAAATCCTGAAATCGTTTCAAGCCTGCCGGTTGGTTATAAAGTAACTATTAAAGGAATAGCTCCTAAAACAGAGACTGCAACAGTTTCTAAACCGGAAGAAAATAAAAAACCTGCCGAAACTTCTAAAAAAGCAGTTTCTTATATGGAATATCAGGTAAAGCCAAAAGAGACTTTTTACAGTTTAGGAAGAGTTTTTCATTTGTCTCAGGATGAGTTAATTGCACTAAATCCTTCGCTTTCGGAAGGTGTAAAAGAAGGAATGGTTTTAAAAGTTCCGGCTGGTTACGTGGCTCCGGCACCAATTATTGCACAGCAGCCGGCTGATACGACGACAGCAAAACAAACTGAAAGACCGGTAGAAAACACCGGAGGCAGCGGTATTAAAATTGTGGACAAAGTGAAATCAGAAACGGTTTCAATAGATCCTGAAATTGTGGAACTGACTAAGAAAAGAGGCATCAACGAACGCAAAAAAGTAGTTTTACTTCTTCCTTTTAACTTAGCGAAACTGCAGAGCGATACAACAGGAATGGCGGCACGCTTAAAAACAGATAAGTTTTTAAACATGACACTTGATTTTTATTCAGGAGCTATGATGGCAATTGACTCTGCTAAAACGTTAAAATTACCGCTTGATGTGGCTATTTACGATTCGCAGGAAACCAAAACAACATCTGGAATTTCGACTTTAATTGCACAAAATAAACTTCAGGATGCAGATGCCATCGTAGGACCATTTTATCAGAGCAATGCAGAATCTGCTGCCAATACGCTTCGTATGTATAATGTTCCTGTTATCTCGCCATTGTCAAAAGATGATGCAAATCCAATCGATAATTTATATCAGACTATACCTTCGAGCGAGGTGGTTCGCAGTGCTATGTTTGATTATATGAGAGCTAAAAACGGAAATATTGTTGCCGTTGTTGACAAGAAAAAAGAATCGGTAATCAATTATATTAAACAAAATCAAAGAGGTGTTGTTTTTGCTGCTTTGACCGAAACCGGAGCTCTTGATGCTGCAAACTTAAAAGGCCTGTTACTGCCAAGCCGAATGAATTATGTGGTAATGGAAACAGGAAACACGGCAATGATTAAAGCCGTTATTAAGGCCTTAATTGATGCTCAGAAAACCTGTCAGGTACAATTGGTGATTTTAGAACCAAACAGTACACTGGACACAGACGAAATCAGCTATGAAAACCTTGTGAAATTAAAACTGATGTACCCGTCTGTTACTCGTGACAGCGATGAACAATCAGCAGCGATCTTTAAAAAAGAATACAAATTAAAAAACAAAACCTATCCTAATACATACGCAACAAGAGGGTTTGATGTAACTTTTGACACGATGATGCGTTTGGTTCAGGGTAAAACATTCCCGGAAACGGCAGATTTAATGACGACTCAGCAGGTTGATAACAAATTTCAATATTATAAAAAAGAAGATGGCGGACACGCTAATAAAGGTGTCTACATTTTATACTACGATACAGATTTAACTTTAAAAGAAGCAAACTAA